ATGGTGTCAATAAAAGCAGTTTAATTTCAGAGATAGACTAAATCACCAACTTAGTTACACCATTAAGGAAAATCGTTAAAGAGGAAATAAATCAATTTCAACTCGTTATGTCATTTATCACATTTAAGTCTTTCAATCATCAATTCAggatcatcaacaagccactcacaggcaaccaaaGTATAACACATGCCGATACAGGCCCAAATCAACATAAAGAAGGGACGGCCATTTAAAGTTCCCTAAATtgcatagaagcaccacatcggggTTATCAACCCCAACGACTACCCTTtctcctgaatagctaggcagAGACCACACTGGATTGAAAATcctcgatggccactcttcctccagAATGGCTAGGCTAACcctactaggatccatagtgactacccttcttCCCGAGCAGCTAGAACAAACACAAACAATATAAATCATGGCAAAAGAGCCGAATCACCATcctagcatagaagccgaatcactcaaatcatggcatggaagccgaatcacaagtcatatcatgatagtcacattattcattaaggattatgttcatcatcccattataggggtacatcaagccatttcagttttagaaaccgggttcacttctttaaacaagttccAAGTCCGACACAAACCATTATAGAGCGTTCACATAAGATAGCCAAGTTTTTCAATTATCAAGTTCAAACATCCCTTAAGGGGTAATTCAAGTTCGAATACCAAAGCTTTATATCCCAATTTTTCTATCATCCCTTAGAGAGGAAAACAATCATAAATGTgcatatataatatagtacaagaaaggtttaatgtgggcttgtccctcacgcacacaaaccacaaccaaagagttcataaaaattgatcgaaagagtatgttcagaaagagacatacaaatcaccttcatagtcaaaaaggatttttaaaagagacacaCATCTAATCTAGCTATAAGCTAGAAACCGGATTCCTTCCAAGGTCAACAATCACACTATAATGGTTGTTAATTACAAAGTTTAGAACTTTAACCAATTGTGGGGATTTCTACCCTTATTCGAAAAACTAGGATTTTTCTAGCCTTAAAACTTGTTTTTGAATCTGTATGTGAATTAAACTAGGATTTTTCTAGCCTTAAAACTTGTTTTTGAATCTGTATGTGAATTATTAGTGAATTCTAATCTTGAAGTATGCTCTATACCAATCCAAAAATTATTACTAAACTCAGAAAATCAGAAGTCTTACCTCTTAGACGAACTCCACAAGCCCTTATCTCCTTCTTCTTGAGTTTTtaagaatctagggtttggagagatgaacgaGTGTCAAGAAGAGGTGCATTTAGTGTAGAATCGATGTATATGGAGTAGGAACAAACCTTAGTGGTTTGGGGAGTCCATAGGGTTGGTTTTTCATGATAAGAGATGTTTAGGGAcgaaccccaagcttaaataaaagaaagaaacgcGAAAACCCAACTTTTGACCCAAAACCTGACGTTTTTGCAATGGGCCCGCGACACGTGTCCATTGCTGGAACCCCTAAGGACCTTAGATTCAGAAAGGGTGTTTTTTGCGCTCAGTATACGAAGCAGAGCCATCACACGCGCCCTCACGTGCGAGACGCGTGTCCATCGCGCGGCCCGTGGTAGTTTCTGCGCAGTgatcggtaaaatggacataacttcttatGCAGAGCTCCATTCGATCTCCATAATATATATTTGGAACGGTATTTCAAAGACtcacaactttcatgttttgcgttttctcaaattcccaatgaACGTATCCTAAAATTGGCCATAAGTGCAGACTGTCTCATATTTAGACGAATTTAAAGCCCATAAGAActccactttttggtttgacttcaaaacgacagtttatcacccgaattcatcccgaatggattcatatagctaaaatatcatctcaATACTagtttttacatattcacaccgaACTCAGATTTATGAGGTGTTAcaaacacgaggaacgcacacgcgcccCTTAGTCCTCAAggtaccctcagaatcaatcatagcCTTCTTGGCCTCACCTTTCAGAATCCTATTTCGAATCtttctcaactgagcatcctcaaactgatgagtcctgatctgatctaaTAAGGACTATCTCACCTCAACACAAGCTAAAACTCTGCCTGGGGATGAAATATCAAgatgaacgaaactgttggcgagagtctgaacctccatggccaacggacgctcgaaaaAAATCAAATAAGCTAAGCTCCCCATACTCggggccttgcgactcaaggcatcagcaacaacattggtttttcctggatgataaagaattgAGATGTCATAGTCcctcaggagctccatccatcgacgctgcctggaattaagatctctctgggtaaacatcTGCCGAAGGCTACAGTGATCGGTgaaagtggatccaggatcaaataatacagatACTGCTCTATATCAGACAAAAATGGTACTTGCTATGACAGCATCTGAGGCATCCACCTCGGGTCTACGGGGGAATGAATAACACTGGGCCCCACCACGCCCAGACTGTGATCCACCTCTCAAACTTTGGGACCTACCCCTACTAGCTTGGGATCCATCACTAGAAAACTGTGAACCactgcggcctgactgagcactgctcctctgagaagcaccacctcggCCACTTGACGATACCGGAGATCTCTGGAACTGATGACCCTGCCTGGGTCATGGATACTCTCTAGCAAAATGACTGGGCTTTCCACACGAAATGCAACCTCTAAAAGTCGGAGTCTAAGGAACTGAAACTGAAGACCCAGCTGGAACAACCCTGTCAGCTGTTTTATGGGATCGGACAAGTGGATTGGTTTCAGAAAAGTAAATTCCAAGTCTTCATAAGTGTGCCTCAAACTTGTGTGGGAATTTGATGATGTGGAAAATTGTGAATCTTTCTTAGTTTCTGTCTTGatctctttctttcttccttccttCCTTTTTTGAGTAAAAGTTTCCTAGGGCATCTTAGTCGAATGTTGCCATTTGAGGTATATGTATCctgtattttaagtttttttgtaCAAATATTTGATTCATTTTCAAAATAGATTTAGGAAGATCTTTTTCTCCTTCACAAAACACATAAGGAATGGGAGCCCCTATTTTTCCAACGCTCCATatagaaccttttttttttcctccgaTCTCGTTTTACGGCCAAACTTAATTTTCATCGGAAATCTTACACCTTTCTTGAGTGCACACGCAGAAGCAGCGCCCATCACcaaaggcggatccaggatttaaattttaggGGTTCAATTTTAGGATTTTTAGTGTCGACTCATTATATTTTTCAAGTTATGGGCTCATATTTACTGTTAATTACAATTTTAATAATcttttatacataaatttatactccacattgaaagttaggggttcaattgaaACCCCCACTTATTATGCTAGATACGCCCCTGTCCACCGTGACTTTGGTTGAGGGTAAGCACCTTtccatataaaaagaaaaaaaaaacctctttgAATACTGCAAGGGCAAAGACTCCGATTATCGTGTATACGAATATCTGTCTTAAGACATAGATTATCTCTCTCAACTGTTGTGTTTCTGTGTTGTGTTATCAGATCGTTATGTCTTCCCATTTAGTAATGTGCTAATTAAATTGGGATATTGCGTCCTCAATATATGTTAACGTTTCTGATATCCCAAAACTTAAGGAGATCCTGTTGGCTATTCCAGAAGAAATTTTGAACTAAATTGGCCCGCTCTATATACTCTGCAAACTTCAGACGAACTAGTGCTGAATTTTTTTATGGCTATTTTGGGTGAGACACAATCAGTGCTGAAactaagggtgtcaagtgggtcCGGCCGTAAGTTAGAAGGCCCGGTTGGGGGCCGAGCTTGGAGAGGgaaaagggtgtccggcccagcccatcccggataggggctacaccttGGGCTAACCGGGCCGGGTGATAGTTACTGggccaggttttttttttttttttttaagttctaatacaaaaatagacatttacatttactactaataataaaattaacatttacatctaatgataaaattgctaaattaaaaaaaaattagtcgtcgtcaaattcaaaaagctagccgttgtaaatttaaaaaactagtcgttgctaattttatttgaacccctaaatttatgaataacttcactttggtcatattttcaaactataaatacccctccattcttcttcattttcacacaattctctctttatctaaatttgttattcaattagtgtacattacttcacctccaccttctcttcgagttcgaagatcaacttcaaatgcggtgtggatgcattttgagcgagtaaatgaggaacatgttaaatgtcaacattgtggtgaCATATATCTCCACAAGTCCGGAGAGTCGGGTATTAGCCTATTAGGGGGGTGGGGGGGGAGTACCGGTGTGTTGCGTAGACACTTGTGAAAAGGCATGAATTGAACTGAATGATTTATCAAAGGTATATTTGTAGAGATAAGTACTATCACaatctaatatatactatatactgaaaatgtatcaaaggtatatttgttgagaaaacaagattgtctagctttaaaatacaattttaaagaaaactaaagtgctccgtaaaaagagactcctaatttattgtgatacaatatttttaaaatacttattattagtaataaatgtagtacatatttttttttatttgaagtggGCCAGGCCGGTGCCCCGATGGGTCATCACCCGAGCTACTGGTGAGCCGGGCTGatgggctgtccaccttgtcctGCCCAACTccctaataaaacccacctaACTCAGCTCTTTACACCTCTTAGTGGGTCTGAGCCAGGCCGGTGGTGAGCCGGGTTCGGactggcccggcccacttgacacctgaaactatttttttttggctATTTTAGGTGAGACACAATCAACGAAAGGTTTGTGGGGTTCATTCTTTATTAAACAACAAGTGGAATTTGTAGGTCCCAACCAGTAGGGCAATAGATGCTATTTGACGTTTAAAAGTGCTTGTTTTGCAGAACGGCGTTGAGTAAGTTAATGCAAGAAATTGCCAGCCATAACCATAAAGAGAAATGGCCCACCGAAAGAAGCTCGGACCCGAATGAAAGTCTTTTAAAAGAACTACACGTTGATGATGATTCGGTAAGTGGGTCCAAATAATAGCTTGGATAAATATCCATTCTTGGGCCCTGCTGGTAGAGAGAGTAAAAAGTATTCTAGGATATTTCTAAAGGTAGAGGATTTTTCGTTATGATGATTGTGAGAGGTGGGCTCTACATATAGTGGATGTGTAGCTGATAAGTGAAGCAGTGAAGCTAAAGCATTTGATGACGCAAAAAACCACACGGTGTTTGAGGCTGAAAATGGACACGCTGGATTTTTTAATGGTTCAAAATATCCCAGCTGTTTGGGATCGGACCAGTGGATTGTTTTGAGAAAAGTAATTCCAAGTCTTTAAAAAGTGTGCCTCAAACTCGCGTCGATCTCAAACTGCTGATGTGGCAAATTGTGAATCTTTCTTAGTTTCTGTGTCGATCTCTTTCTTTCCTCATCCCTTTTTGGAGCAAAGATTTTATGGGGTGCCAATCAAGCACTACAAAATGATCTAGAAAATCTTTTTCCAGCTAGCTGAATACTATTGTTCATGGAAAGCATTTCCATGAGAACTACTTTCCTCCATGCCAAACTCACCCTGTTGGAATTTAATGGCACAACTTTTTCTCAGTCCGAATTGTACTAGGCATTCTTATTCGTTAATATCTCATATTGTCTTTATAGAGGAAAGCAATTGATCAAGTGACACGGATTGAGCAGGAAATGGAGGAATTGTATTTCCTTATAGCTTACCACAATACATTGAATATTACTAGTTCAGTGAAATTCAAAAATAAAGCTTGAGGATTATTTACAAAAACTAAATCATTGCATCATGATTATCCCCATCAGAGCAATCAGCTACaagcctacaaccatatatagcTCCTTGCCAACAACCAGTAGAAATAGTCAAGCGGCCGGCTGCTGTTTAGATCCTTGCCAAACCAACAATTGCCACTGCTCTGTGTGATACGATCCACAATGGTTATAATGCAATGCCCAAGCTTAGGTATGGAAGCCCCTCTTTCTTTAAAGATCCTTATAGAAAATTCTTTTTTTTCCCTTCTGTTTTCCAGCCACTCTTTTCATCGGAAAATATACACCTTTTCATGACTTTGATTGAGGGTAAGAACCTTTCCATCTAGTAAAAATCCTCTTTGGACACTAGAAGGGAAAAGACTGGGACCTTATCGTGTATACGAGTACTTGCCTAAAGGAGATCTTGTTGGCTGTTCCAGAAAACAAATACATGAAGCTCAAAGAAGGTTTGAGAGATGTGAGGAGACATTTTGAACTAAACTGGAATGCTATGAAGTTTGATGTGATTGATATGATACTACACTCTGCAAACAGTAAGACAAATTTGTGTTGAACTTTTTTATTTTGGGTGAAAAGACACAAcccaaaagaagaagaagttgtgGGGTTCACTCTTTGTTAGACAAGTAGAATGGGTAGGTTCCACCGAGTATATACTACGACTTGATATTAAGAAGTTATGTGAGTGAGGCTTACTCTGTGTTAGACAAGGAATTTGGAGGTCCCAGTAAATACTACTTGACGAGTAAAAGTGCTTGTCGTTTTGCAAATGGTGCTGGAATAAGTTATTATAAGATAAATTGTCAGCCACATCTTAAGAAGAAATGGCCCACACAGAAAGAATGCATGCTTTTAGGAATACACGTATATAAGCTAAGACTGAAGGAGCTGGGGCCACAAATGGAATTCTTTCAAAAGAACTAGTCCGTTGGTACCAATGATGAGAATGCATGCATGGCTCCGGTGGTGCACTCCGCAATACTTTTAGAGCTTGCATAATCTTCGCTAACATCGGctcaaaacattaaaatttagATACTCCAAAAGCTAAAAAAGTTAGAAATTTAAGTTCTTTTAATATATATCAAAATGACAACTTGTTTACATCCGTACCATCCAAATATTGAGTACGCTACTAGGAATAACTCTTAAATATTCCTTATTTAAGGAGCTTCACAACGAGCATTTCCAGTGCATATAAACTGTCAAAGAAGTATTAAAAGCCATAGTTATTTATAGAGAATAGCTCCATAAAGACATGTCAATCATTTCAGTATCAGCTTCCGCATGATCTTCGAATTCTAAACATTGAGGTGGAGGTAGCATTAGTCCTTCCGCCATATCCGCAAGTAATTCCGGCATGTTGAAGAACGCTTCCTCATCCAAGAAGAACTTACTCTCCAGCGTTTCAGGAGTGCCTGATTCTCCTGAAACTCTTTCTGACTCTAATGGCCGAAAAGCTTCGGCAGCATCAGCGGCCGCCTTCTGGATATCCTTAGTGTCAGAGGAAGCAGGGATAGGCAACCTCCAAGCAGAGTCGGCAAAGTTCAAGCAAGCAGAACGACCCCGTAATGCTAAAGCCGCCACGTCATGAGCTCTAGCCGCCATTTCTACTGTTGGATGAGTGCCAAGCCAAATTCTTGATTTTGAATTGGGTTCTCTGACTTCACAAACCCACTTGCCAGAGTCCCTCTTTCTGACTCCTCGGTATATTGAATGTCGGGTTTC
The nucleotide sequence above comes from Lycium barbarum isolate Lr01 chromosome 3, ASM1917538v2, whole genome shotgun sequence. Encoded proteins:
- the LOC132634009 gene encoding dehydration-responsive element-binding protein 1A-like; protein product: MDIFRSYYSDPLTDSSSTSGNSRSPSRANLTEYSSVMLASNNPKKPSGRKKFHETRHSIYRGVRKRDSGKWVCEVREPNSKSRIWLGTHPTVEMAARAHDVAALALRGRSACLNFADSAWRLPIPASSDTKDIQKAAADAAEAFRPLESERVSGESGTPETLESKFFLDEEAFFNMPELLADMAEGLMLPPPQCLEFEDHAEADTEMIDMSLWSYSL